The following proteins are encoded in a genomic region of Sorangiineae bacterium MSr12523:
- a CDS encoding phospho-sugar mutase has translation MSSATFEDLKTVVQAWIEADPDLETQAELRALLAAADPKGTDLADRFAGALEFGTAGLRGVLGAGPNRMNRAVVIRTTWALAQYLLAQKVDAEKRGVVIGFDGRKMSREFASEVASVLAAEGIPSHVFEGLVPTPLAAFAVTHLSAAAGVMITASHNPPEFNGYKLYWGDGAQIVPPIDVDIANLILRAPAARNVRRVPRAEAEKSGLYRALDGTVERAYLDAVRGLEVNPGGARDLRIVYTPLHGVGDHLLRAALAEARFTNVTSVPEQQKPDGAFPTVAFPNPEEHGAMDLAYALARKQKADLVLANDPDADRLAVAIPHAASPTGYLQFTGNQVGVLLGHYLLTERKVSQDQKRLALASLVSSPMLGTIALALGVRYEETLTGFKWIAHRAMDLEKEGYTFVFGYEEAIGYTVGDVVRDKDGVSAAVILAEMAAVLKERGRTLGDEFELLARKYGLFVSGQINVTRKGAAGAEEIRTMMTRLRENPPERVGALNVVAVVDIAAGTRRQVADGKVEPFHLPKSNVIVLELASRSRIIVRPSGTEPKIKVYIDLREPVLESEPFSEAEKRGQATLTALGNSFKAILGI, from the coding sequence ATGAGCTCTGCAACCTTCGAGGATCTGAAAACCGTCGTGCAGGCGTGGATCGAGGCAGACCCCGATCTCGAGACCCAAGCCGAGCTCCGCGCCCTTTTGGCCGCGGCCGATCCAAAGGGGACGGATCTGGCCGACCGATTCGCGGGTGCGCTCGAATTTGGTACCGCGGGGCTTCGCGGCGTGCTGGGCGCGGGGCCGAATCGCATGAACCGCGCGGTCGTGATCCGCACCACGTGGGCGCTGGCGCAGTACCTGTTGGCGCAAAAGGTCGACGCGGAGAAACGCGGCGTGGTCATCGGCTTCGATGGACGGAAGATGAGCCGCGAGTTTGCATCCGAGGTGGCCAGCGTTTTGGCGGCCGAGGGCATTCCGTCGCACGTGTTCGAGGGCCTCGTGCCCACGCCGCTCGCGGCCTTCGCCGTGACGCACCTTTCGGCGGCCGCGGGCGTGATGATCACGGCGAGCCACAACCCGCCCGAGTTCAACGGGTACAAGCTCTACTGGGGCGACGGTGCGCAGATCGTGCCGCCCATCGACGTGGATATCGCCAACTTGATCCTGCGCGCACCCGCCGCCCGGAACGTCCGCCGTGTGCCGCGCGCCGAGGCCGAAAAGAGCGGTCTTTACCGCGCCCTGGATGGCACCGTCGAGCGCGCCTACCTCGACGCCGTGCGCGGCTTGGAGGTGAACCCCGGGGGCGCCCGCGATTTGCGCATCGTCTACACGCCGCTTCACGGCGTGGGCGATCATCTGCTCCGCGCGGCCTTGGCCGAGGCGCGCTTCACCAACGTGACCTCGGTGCCCGAGCAGCAGAAGCCCGACGGTGCCTTCCCCACGGTGGCCTTTCCCAACCCGGAGGAACACGGCGCCATGGATCTGGCCTATGCGCTCGCGCGCAAGCAAAAGGCCGACTTGGTGCTGGCCAACGACCCCGACGCCGACCGGCTCGCGGTGGCCATTCCGCACGCGGCATCGCCCACCGGGTACTTGCAGTTTACAGGTAACCAGGTCGGTGTGTTGCTGGGGCATTACCTGCTGACGGAGCGTAAGGTTTCGCAAGACCAGAAGCGCCTGGCGCTGGCTTCGCTGGTCTCGTCACCGATGCTGGGAACCATCGCGCTGGCGTTGGGCGTGCGCTACGAGGAGACGCTGACCGGCTTCAAATGGATCGCGCACCGCGCGATGGACCTGGAGAAGGAGGGCTACACCTTCGTCTTCGGCTACGAGGAGGCCATCGGCTACACGGTGGGCGACGTCGTTCGCGACAAGGACGGCGTCAGCGCCGCCGTGATCCTCGCCGAAATGGCGGCGGTCCTCAAAGAACGCGGCCGCACCCTCGGCGACGAGTTCGAGCTTCTGGCGCGCAAGTACGGCCTCTTCGTGAGCGGGCAAATCAACGTGACCCGCAAAGGCGCTGCCGGTGCAGAAGAAATCCGCACCATGATGACGCGGCTGCGCGAAAACCCGCCCGAGCGCGTCGGCGCGCTGAACGTGGTCGCCGTCGTCGACATCGCCGCCGGAACGCGCCGCCAAGTCGCCGACGGCAAGGTCGAGCCCTTCCATTTGCCCAAGAGCAACGTCATCGTCCTGGAGCTCGCGAGCCGCAGCCGCATCATCGTGCGCCCCAGCGGCACGGAGCCCAAGATCAAGGTTTACATCGACCTGCGCGAACCCGTCCTCGAAAGCGAACCCTTCTCCGAAGCGGAGAAGCGCGGCCAAGCCACACTTACGGCGCTCGGCAACAGCTTCAAAGCTATTCTGGGGATTTGA
- a CDS encoding ABC transporter permease: MLRFSTRRLLWAIPTLFGISVIVFLLTSLIPEPPAIASPEALVALDPAVYDALDEERRERFLDLPRFVNEHPADVRSRTEDAVTHIAADDPHALLAAHTLARLGGAALPHVLPKFDRLAPAARTKVALALAPIGERMGVGQASELRDPERAAAFWTRFWEDRSLDFTEPSVRRTVSRLLRHTSELRERDIIEIDTFALSEIMLALKDLRDKSTILRLSELAAHATGRSVETPDVTREAQADPRQTADAWLAWWYVHKSDYVAFTGPERITAAVSETRYGKWLARAALGQFGVSPIDNRPIFPKLMAGAEITFSLTGLAMLASYLIALPLALLSAWRHNRAVDRTLALVLFVLYSLPTFWVAEIFVRVMPPGSAGRIVWPALALTVASLASLSRYQRTAMLEVLGLDYVRTARAKGVSELRVLVVHALRNAMMPTVTLAGLQLPVLIGGAFIVEEVFAVPGLGYQSLRAVDGHDNAWLIATILLTAVVSTVGLIVSDLAYALLDPRVRELFLRREGSHA; encoded by the coding sequence ATGCTAAGGTTTTCGACCCGGCGGCTTCTCTGGGCGATTCCGACGTTGTTCGGGATCAGCGTCATCGTCTTTTTGTTGACGAGCCTCATCCCGGAGCCCCCCGCCATCGCCTCGCCCGAGGCGCTGGTCGCGCTCGACCCCGCCGTGTACGATGCGCTCGACGAAGAGCGGCGCGAGCGCTTTCTGGACCTTCCCCGCTTCGTCAACGAGCACCCGGCCGACGTGCGCTCGCGCACGGAAGACGCCGTCACGCACATCGCCGCGGACGATCCGCACGCGCTTCTGGCCGCCCACACCCTGGCCCGCCTCGGTGGCGCGGCGCTTCCGCACGTGTTGCCCAAGTTCGATCGGCTCGCGCCCGCCGCACGAACCAAAGTCGCCCTCGCGCTGGCGCCCATCGGCGAGCGCATGGGCGTGGGGCAGGCTTCCGAACTGCGCGATCCCGAGCGGGCGGCGGCGTTTTGGACGCGCTTCTGGGAGGATCGCTCGCTCGACTTCACCGAGCCCTCGGTGCGACGCACCGTTTCACGCCTCTTGCGCCACACCAGCGAGCTGCGCGAGCGCGACATCATCGAGATCGACACCTTCGCGCTCAGCGAGATCATGCTTGCCCTGAAGGATCTCCGCGACAAGAGCACCATCCTGAGGCTCTCCGAGCTCGCTGCCCACGCCACGGGCCGCTCCGTCGAGACGCCCGACGTAACGCGAGAGGCGCAGGCCGATCCTCGGCAAACGGCGGACGCGTGGCTCGCGTGGTGGTACGTGCACAAGAGCGACTACGTCGCGTTCACCGGGCCGGAGCGCATCACGGCGGCGGTGAGCGAGACGCGCTACGGCAAGTGGCTCGCGCGGGCCGCGCTGGGGCAGTTCGGCGTGAGCCCCATCGACAACCGGCCCATTTTTCCCAAGCTGATGGCCGGCGCGGAGATCACCTTTTCGCTCACCGGGCTGGCCATGCTCGCGAGCTACCTCATCGCGCTGCCGCTCGCCCTGCTCAGCGCGTGGCGCCACAACAGGGCCGTCGATCGCACGCTCGCGTTGGTGCTCTTCGTCTTGTATTCGCTGCCCACGTTCTGGGTCGCGGAGATCTTCGTCCGCGTGATGCCGCCCGGCTCGGCGGGCCGCATCGTATGGCCGGCGCTGGCGCTCACCGTGGCGTCGCTGGCGAGCCTCTCGCGTTACCAGCGCACGGCGATGCTCGAGGTGCTCGGGCTCGACTACGTGCGCACCGCCCGCGCAAAAGGCGTGTCGGAGCTGCGCGTCCTCGTGGTGCATGCCCTGCGCAATGCGATGATGCCCACGGTCACCTTGGCCGGGCTGCAGCTGCCCGTGCTCATCGGCGGCGCCTTCATCGTCGAGGAGGTCTTCGCCGTGCCGGGGCTCGGTTATCAATCGCTGCGCGCGGTCGATGGGCACGACAATGCGTGGCTCATCGCCACCATCTTGCTCACTGCGGTGGTCTCCACGGTCGGCCTCATCGTGAGCGATCTCGCCTACGCGCTGCTCGACCCGCGCGTGCGCGAGCTCTTTCTGCGGCGCGAAGGATCGCACGCGTGA
- the rplT gene encoding 50S ribosomal protein L20 yields the protein MPRAKRGFKARRRRNRILKHASGFHSARSRLFAYAKEVVMKAWVYAYAHRKRKKRDFRRLWIARINAAARTNGTSYSRLVHGLKSAKVGLDRKVLSDLAITDAAAFQQIVDLANKSTPVAKAATK from the coding sequence ATGCCGCGCGCAAAACGAGGATTCAAGGCACGTCGCCGTCGTAACCGTATTCTGAAGCACGCTTCGGGCTTCCATAGCGCCCGCTCGCGCCTCTTCGCCTATGCGAAAGAGGTCGTGATGAAGGCGTGGGTTTATGCCTACGCCCATCGCAAGCGCAAGAAGCGTGATTTTCGCCGTCTCTGGATCGCCCGCATCAACGCCGCCGCCCGCACCAACGGGACGAGCTACTCGCGCTTGGTGCACGGCCTCAAGAGCGCCAAGGTCGGTCTCGACCGCAAGGTGCTGAGCGATCTCGCCATCACGGACGCAGCCGCGTTCCAGCAGATCGTCGATCTCGCGAACAAGAGCACGCCCGTCGCAAAAGCTGCAACGAAGTAG
- the rpmI gene encoding 50S ribosomal protein L35 produces MPKMKTNKAASKRFRVSGTGRVRRPKQGGNHGMQEKSRKRLRRLRKNDMVDKTLQKKIRSLLPYG; encoded by the coding sequence ATGCCGAAGATGAAGACCAATAAAGCTGCCTCCAAGCGATTCCGCGTCAGCGGAACGGGACGCGTTCGTCGTCCCAAGCAGGGCGGCAACCACGGGATGCAGGAAAAATCACGCAAGCGTCTGCGCCGCCTTCGCAAGAACGACATGGTGGACAAGACGCTCCAGAAGAAGATCCGCAGTCTTCTTCCCTACGGCTGA
- a CDS encoding thioredoxin domain-containing protein, which yields MSILGGKKSVGGAVQLGARGAAPARPAGGPAGPAGGRAPAGDSAIVQVSEREFEREVLTSELPVLIEFSADWCAPCKQIAPQVEAFARENAGKVKVVKVDIDRSPMLARELRVQSVPTFMVFAQQRIVDVQVGAIGKKQMLAMVEPFLPRAEGAIKPLELAEAIRQGMVTAVDTRDKGAYDRAHIPGAAHMPLEEIESRLAELYMLADRPVLYCRAGDKSKELAARLAEQDVAVAFLEGGFLGWESDGLPVERP from the coding sequence ATGTCGATTCTCGGTGGGAAGAAGTCAGTCGGTGGTGCGGTTCAGCTCGGCGCGCGTGGCGCAGCGCCAGCGCGACCTGCAGGTGGGCCTGCGGGGCCTGCAGGTGGGCGAGCGCCGGCGGGCGACTCGGCCATCGTGCAGGTGAGCGAGCGCGAGTTCGAACGGGAGGTGCTCACCAGCGAGCTGCCCGTGCTCATCGAATTTTCCGCCGACTGGTGTGCACCCTGCAAGCAAATCGCCCCGCAAGTCGAGGCATTCGCACGCGAGAACGCCGGCAAGGTCAAAGTGGTGAAGGTCGACATCGACCGCTCGCCGATGCTCGCGCGCGAGCTGCGCGTTCAATCCGTTCCCACCTTCATGGTGTTCGCCCAGCAACGCATCGTCGACGTGCAGGTTGGCGCCATCGGCAAAAAGCAAATGCTCGCGATGGTCGAGCCCTTCTTGCCGCGCGCGGAAGGAGCCATCAAGCCGCTCGAATTGGCCGAGGCCATCCGCCAAGGCATGGTCACCGCCGTCGACACGCGCGACAAAGGCGCCTATGACCGGGCTCACATCCCCGGCGCCGCGCACATGCCGCTCGAGGAGATCGAAAGCCGCCTCGCGGAGCTGTACATGCTTGCCGACCGGCCCGTCCTCTATTGCCGCGCAGGTGACAAGTCCAAAGAGCTCGCCGCCCGCCTTGCCGAGCAAGATGTTGCCGTGGCGTTTCTCGAAGGAGGATTTCTCGGCTGGGAATCCGATGGCCTCCCGGTCGAACGCCCCTAA
- a CDS encoding ABC transporter permease, which produces MRKGATPLRGKSGAASGAPPSSGPPSSMLAPGGGARAAMARLRQSRLAFAGAIVLAFFAFLAVVADLVASEFPILCRVSGTTYILPNITHPSELRPFVEARASGQMAPDDWAFGPLVPYGAAQESKGDALLPPFARRAHPLGTDGRGRDVLARVIHGTRTSFGVALFAVVAFLAVGSVLGALGGFLGGIVDGLVSRTIEILSSFPTLVLVLVVQALLPHPTRTTLFVAIALARWPEIARLVRAEVLVVLSNDYVTAARALGASPWRVLLRHIIPNARAPIVVAAMFGIAQVVLIEASLSFLRVGVPPGTASWGEMLSELRDYSGAWWLLVVPGLAVFAVVSSLNLVGEALRDTLDPRLRV; this is translated from the coding sequence GTGAGGAAGGGCGCCACACCGCTGCGTGGAAAGTCGGGCGCCGCGAGCGGCGCACCTCCGTCATCGGGACCGCCGTCCAGCATGCTCGCGCCGGGGGGCGGTGCGCGTGCGGCCATGGCGCGGCTCCGGCAATCGCGCCTGGCGTTCGCCGGCGCCATCGTGCTCGCGTTCTTCGCGTTTCTCGCGGTGGTCGCGGATCTCGTCGCCAGTGAATTTCCCATACTTTGCCGCGTCTCTGGCACGACGTACATCCTGCCCAACATCACGCACCCATCGGAGCTTCGCCCCTTCGTCGAGGCGCGCGCGTCCGGGCAAATGGCTCCCGACGATTGGGCCTTCGGGCCGCTCGTTCCCTACGGTGCTGCGCAGGAGTCGAAGGGCGATGCGCTCCTTCCACCGTTCGCGCGGCGTGCGCACCCGCTCGGAACGGATGGTCGCGGGCGCGACGTGCTCGCGCGGGTCATTCATGGCACGCGCACCTCGTTCGGCGTGGCGCTCTTCGCGGTGGTCGCGTTTCTCGCGGTGGGGAGCGTGCTCGGTGCCCTGGGGGGCTTTCTCGGCGGCATCGTGGACGGGCTGGTGTCGCGCACCATCGAAATTTTGAGCTCGTTTCCCACGTTGGTGCTCGTCCTGGTGGTGCAGGCGCTCCTCCCCCACCCCACGCGCACCACCTTGTTCGTCGCCATCGCGCTCGCGCGCTGGCCGGAGATTGCCCGCCTCGTTCGCGCCGAGGTGCTCGTCGTGCTGTCGAACGACTACGTCACCGCGGCACGTGCCCTCGGAGCCTCTCCGTGGCGGGTCCTGCTTCGTCACATCATCCCGAATGCGCGTGCGCCCATCGTCGTGGCCGCCATGTTCGGCATTGCCCAGGTCGTCCTCATCGAGGCATCCCTTTCGTTCCTTCGGGTCGGCGTTCCCCCGGGCACCGCCTCGTGGGGCGAGATGCTGAGCGAGCTCCGCGACTACAGCGGTGCATGGTGGCTCCTGGTCGTGCCCGGGCTCGCGGTCTTCGCCGTCGTCTCCTCGCTCAATCTCGTGGGCGAGGCCCTGCGCGACACACTGGATCCGCGGCTGCGCGTCTAA
- a CDS encoding Uma2 family endonuclease has product MTPPDERRYELFNGRIVAMNQPSGRHAFLMGSLIHRIGNALAGRCRVVGPMGVYIEATDDAFAPDVIVTCEPARYDPIRGRALVNPRALFEILSPSTEHIDKTLKVSRYTQLSSLQEYVLVSQNEKHVQIYRRGPVEWSWQRATSGGFTVCEAEISIDAIYDGIDDFPIVEPPYETRTIRIVKSPE; this is encoded by the coding sequence ATGACGCCTCCAGACGAACGTCGTTACGAGCTCTTCAATGGGCGCATCGTGGCAATGAACCAGCCTTCGGGAAGGCACGCATTCCTGATGGGTTCTTTGATCCACAGGATAGGGAACGCTCTTGCTGGCCGATGCCGTGTCGTGGGGCCGATGGGTGTCTACATCGAAGCAACGGACGATGCCTTCGCCCCGGATGTCATCGTCACGTGCGAGCCTGCTCGCTACGACCCAATTCGTGGCCGGGCGCTGGTGAATCCGCGTGCACTCTTCGAGATCCTTTCGCCGAGCACGGAGCACATCGACAAGACACTCAAAGTGAGCCGGTACACCCAGCTCTCCTCACTGCAAGAGTACGTGCTGGTCTCTCAGAACGAAAAACACGTTCAGATCTATCGCCGCGGCCCCGTCGAATGGAGTTGGCAACGCGCCACCTCCGGCGGATTCACCGTCTGCGAAGCGGAAATATCCATCGATGCGATCTACGATGGCATCGACGATTTTCCGATCGTCGAGCCGCCGTATGAAACGCGCACGATTCGAATCGTCAAATCCCCAGAATAG
- a CDS encoding nuclear transport factor 2 family protein encodes MRLTYVLGLSFSLLLTACAEAPPPRAPATPVDAETERRAIGAMLDDWHDAAAKADEARYFGHFTNDAIFLGTDATERWDVAAFRAFAHPYFAKGKAWSFRATRRGITIATDGRTAWFDEDLHTGNLGPSRGSGVVVREEGRWKIAHYDLSIPIPNERVKDIVERIAAPPPVKLRDRYDAAYQKASAVALENVAEAEKLLAAFVPEAKSHPDDDLEFWLHNELTWVKWAQDDLPGALAEVDAMRATLDHATLPAKHTTALRLHERWDRAYILLEMALTAPRDKRAKALAAANEARTSYETLAKQENDHDGLAALETFFAARQGKTKEAIAFARKVDIAKREDVQDLYVFQLAYEAGGDKTSMEAARAKICGMKNYLMRPLILRRGEKEGWKCK; translated from the coding sequence GTGCGGCTGACTTACGTCCTCGGGCTTTCGTTCTCTCTGTTGCTCACGGCCTGCGCAGAGGCGCCTCCGCCCAGGGCGCCTGCGACTCCCGTGGATGCCGAAACGGAGAGGCGGGCCATCGGTGCGATGCTCGACGATTGGCATGACGCAGCCGCAAAGGCCGACGAGGCCCGGTACTTCGGGCACTTCACGAACGACGCGATCTTTCTCGGCACCGACGCCACGGAGCGATGGGATGTCGCCGCCTTTCGCGCCTTCGCGCACCCTTATTTCGCAAAGGGAAAAGCGTGGAGCTTTCGCGCGACGCGCCGCGGAATCACGATCGCGACCGACGGACGGACAGCCTGGTTCGACGAGGATTTGCACACCGGAAACCTGGGTCCCTCGCGCGGAAGCGGGGTGGTCGTGCGCGAGGAAGGGAGATGGAAGATTGCCCACTACGATCTGTCGATTCCCATTCCCAACGAGCGCGTGAAGGACATCGTGGAGCGCATCGCGGCGCCGCCGCCGGTCAAGCTGCGCGATCGCTACGATGCGGCGTACCAAAAGGCGAGCGCGGTGGCGCTGGAGAACGTGGCCGAGGCGGAGAAGCTTCTCGCGGCCTTCGTGCCCGAGGCAAAGTCGCACCCCGACGACGATCTCGAGTTCTGGCTGCACAACGAGCTCACGTGGGTGAAATGGGCGCAGGATGACTTACCGGGCGCACTCGCCGAGGTCGACGCCATGCGCGCGACCTTGGATCATGCGACGTTGCCCGCCAAGCACACGACCGCGCTCCGGCTACACGAGCGCTGGGATCGCGCATACATCCTGCTGGAGATGGCCTTGACCGCCCCTCGCGACAAGCGTGCAAAGGCGCTGGCCGCGGCCAACGAAGCACGTACCTCGTACGAGACACTGGCCAAACAGGAAAACGATCACGACGGCCTCGCGGCCTTGGAGACCTTTTTCGCCGCGCGCCAGGGAAAGACGAAAGAGGCCATCGCCTTCGCGAGGAAGGTGGACATCGCGAAGCGCGAGGACGTGCAGGATCTGTATGTCTTTCAATTGGCTTACGAGGCGGGGGGCGACAAAACTTCGATGGAGGCCGCACGCGCCAAGATTTGCGGGATGAAGAATTATTTGATGCGACCACTCATTCTGAGAAGAGGGGAAAAGGAAGGGTGGAAGTGCAAATAG
- a CDS encoding AMP-dependent synthetase/ligase, giving the protein MAETVVDRLFNQARIRPDAPAYYEKKGGVYQPSSWKTYAEQVKTAGKSLIALGLSPGGTVSILGFNRPEWVIMNLATMAVGGAAAGVYATSSATEIQYIVDHAESPVLLIETAGHWEKVKSQWGNMPKLRHVVVMRGGPSPGDDRVLSWEAFLAKGKDVTDATFDERLHALKPGGLALLIYTSGTTGPPKGVMLSHDNLAWTAEQALKVVPCKPGDSSLSYLPLPHIAEQMFTLHLPISSGASVYFAESIDKVADNLKEVQPTIFLGVPRIWEKMHAGISAKMAEAKGAKKKILAFARRTATEYSAHVCKGQEPPALLRLRHAIATRLVFSKLKPAIGLGRARIFVVGAAPIGKDVLEFFASIDIVVQEVYGQSEDTGPTTFNQPGKIRFGTVGSAFPGVESKIAPDGEILVRGRNVFMGYYKDEEATRESLIDGWLHSGDLGVFDSEGFLNITGRKKEILITAGGKNITPKNIEESIKTHPLVSEAIVIGDRRKYLTALVTLDPDAASAFAKERGITANGSLHESAEIRAAIQKGIDETNANLAKVETVKKFIILPRPLSMEDGELTPTLKVKRRVVNQNWAAQIEAMYQE; this is encoded by the coding sequence GTGGCAGAGACCGTCGTCGACAGACTTTTCAACCAAGCGAGAATCCGACCCGACGCACCCGCCTACTATGAGAAGAAGGGGGGCGTCTACCAACCCTCGAGCTGGAAGACCTATGCCGAGCAGGTGAAAACCGCTGGTAAGTCTTTGATAGCCTTGGGTCTTTCGCCAGGAGGCACCGTCTCCATTCTGGGCTTCAACCGGCCCGAGTGGGTCATCATGAATCTGGCCACCATGGCCGTGGGGGGCGCCGCCGCCGGCGTGTATGCCACCTCGTCGGCCACGGAGATCCAGTACATCGTGGACCACGCCGAATCGCCCGTGCTCCTCATCGAGACGGCCGGCCATTGGGAGAAGGTGAAGTCCCAATGGGGCAACATGCCCAAGCTTCGCCACGTGGTGGTGATGCGCGGCGGGCCTTCGCCGGGCGACGACCGCGTGCTGTCGTGGGAGGCCTTTCTCGCCAAGGGCAAGGACGTCACCGATGCGACGTTCGACGAGCGCCTGCACGCGCTGAAGCCGGGCGGGCTGGCGCTGCTCATTTACACGTCGGGCACGACGGGCCCGCCCAAGGGCGTGATGCTCTCGCACGACAATCTGGCATGGACGGCGGAGCAGGCCTTGAAGGTCGTTCCCTGCAAGCCGGGCGATTCGAGCCTGTCGTACCTGCCGCTGCCCCACATCGCGGAGCAGATGTTCACGCTGCACTTGCCCATCTCGTCGGGCGCGAGCGTGTACTTCGCCGAGTCGATCGACAAGGTGGCGGACAACCTGAAAGAGGTGCAGCCGACCATCTTCCTGGGCGTGCCGCGCATCTGGGAAAAGATGCACGCGGGCATTTCGGCCAAGATGGCCGAGGCCAAAGGGGCGAAGAAGAAGATCCTCGCGTTCGCGCGCCGTACGGCCACCGAGTACTCGGCACACGTGTGCAAAGGCCAGGAGCCGCCGGCGCTTTTGCGCCTTCGTCACGCGATCGCCACGCGCCTGGTGTTCTCCAAGCTGAAGCCGGCCATCGGCTTGGGCCGCGCGCGCATTTTCGTGGTGGGCGCGGCGCCCATCGGCAAAGACGTGCTCGAGTTCTTCGCGTCGATCGACATCGTCGTCCAAGAGGTCTACGGGCAGTCCGAGGACACCGGCCCGACGACGTTCAACCAGCCGGGCAAGATCCGCTTCGGCACGGTGGGAAGCGCCTTCCCGGGCGTCGAGTCGAAGATCGCGCCCGACGGCGAAATCCTGGTGCGCGGCCGCAACGTCTTCATGGGCTACTACAAGGACGAGGAGGCCACGCGCGAGAGTCTCATCGATGGCTGGCTGCACTCGGGCGATCTCGGGGTCTTCGACTCCGAGGGGTTCCTGAACATCACCGGCCGCAAGAAGGAGATTCTCATCACCGCGGGCGGCAAGAACATCACGCCGAAGAACATCGAGGAGAGCATCAAGACGCACCCCTTGGTGTCGGAAGCCATCGTCATCGGCGACCGCCGCAAGTACCTCACCGCACTCGTCACCTTGGATCCCGACGCGGCGAGCGCCTTCGCCAAAGAGCGCGGCATCACCGCCAACGGCAGCCTCCACGAGAGCGCCGAAATCCGCGCCGCGATCCAAAAGGGCATCGACGAGACCAACGCCAATCTGGCCAAGGTCGAAACGGTGAAGAAGTTCATCATCCTCCCCCGCCCCCTCTCGATGGAGGACGGCGAGCTCACGCCGACCTTGAAGGTCAAACGCCGCGTCGTGAATCAAAACTGGGCCGCCCAAATCGAGGCGATGTACCAGGAGTAG
- a CDS encoding transcriptional repressor encodes MATKMEHPTDNRHAQASLEHFRQLLHAHMAKKGLRSTDQRRLIIETFFQAPNHVSIEELLAQVRTQDPRVGYATVYRTLKLLTECGVAFERRFGDGLTRYELADDSHHHDHLICIECGEITEFEEPRIEDLQEEVAAQYGFELKSHKHEMYGVCPKCRKKPRRN; translated from the coding sequence ATGGCGACGAAGATGGAGCATCCGACCGATAATCGCCACGCGCAGGCGAGCCTGGAACATTTCCGGCAGTTGCTCCACGCGCACATGGCCAAGAAAGGGCTGCGCTCGACGGATCAGCGCCGCCTCATCATCGAGACCTTTTTCCAGGCGCCCAACCACGTGAGCATCGAGGAGCTTTTGGCTCAAGTGCGCACGCAGGATCCGCGCGTCGGCTATGCCACCGTGTACCGCACGTTGAAGCTCCTCACGGAGTGCGGCGTCGCTTTCGAGCGCCGCTTCGGCGACGGCCTCACCCGCTACGAGCTGGCCGACGACTCGCACCACCACGACCATTTGATCTGCATCGAGTGCGGTGAAATCACGGAGTTCGAGGAGCCGCGCATCGAGGATCTGCAAGAAGAAGTGGCGGCGCAGTACGGCTTCGAGCTGAAGAGCCACAAGCACGAGATGTACGGCGTCTGTCCAAAGTGCCGAAAGAAGCCGCGCCGCAACTGA